The Capsicum annuum cultivar UCD-10X-F1 chromosome 3, UCD10Xv1.1, whole genome shotgun sequence genomic sequence agaagaagctgatgcAGTGTCCAAACCATAACATGACGGATGTACACTTAATGGAGACTTTGTAGAGGGCTCTCAACAATGTAACAAAGCCAATTGTTTATAATACTTCTGGAGGTGCATTTGTTAACCTTAATTTCTCAGAAGATTCTGAGATGTTGGATTGGATGACTAAACAGAGTcaggcttggcataccagggattctaagGTAGTAAGCCCCACTGTTTCTGTTGGTCTTACTGTTGAACAGCGGAGGAGAGATAAAGAAAGAGATTAGAACCTGGCCCATttaaaaacatagatggacttgctGACAAAGCACTTGCTTTCAGGAAAGACTGAGAAATTAAAGGCCATGTGTTCCCAGAGCAAGGCTAATTTCGACATAGAGAAGGAGGCAAACTATctgagtaatcaggggggtttccgaggctatggccaaggaaatcaaggtcggacttaTTATGATAATCCTGGTTACAAGAATTGAGATCAAGACaattggagaagcaataatgataggagtggtttgtatgttcctcctggaaatcaAGAGACTGCTCCATCTAGCTCGAGAAatatgtccatggaggacataatggctaaATTATTGAAGGAAGTTGAGGAGACTAACTCTGGGGTGAATACTATGAAAGCTGAGTTTTTATCCATGAGTTAGCTGGTGTCCTCACACTCTGATTCCATTAAGAagttggagcagcaaatgagTCAACTTTCCGCAATACTGAACCAGAGAAAGAACGGTATTTTGCCTAGTAATATGATTCAGAACCCGCAAAaggatggctcatgtatggaaattaccactaggagtggtaaggtattacctaGCCCGTTTGTGGGCAAAAGTGTAATTGATGAAGAGATTGTTGATGAAACTGCGAAAAGtgatccagtggagtctgagaagctggaaaGTTCTGCTGATACTGAagtgaagagaagaagaaggaggtaGTGGTCACTCCCtttccaagaccaccacctccctttccttaaTGACTGGAGAAGAAGGTTGAGGATGCAAATAGCAAGTTCCTAGCAATGCTAAAGCAACTGACCATGAATGTGCCATTagtggaggcacttgagcaagTGCCAGGTTTCACAAAGTTTATGAAGGATCTGCTGATGAAGAAAAGGGCAGTAAGTTGTGAGACGGTAGACAAACTCCACCACTGTAGTGATATTTCTTCATgatccttagtgcagaaaaagcctgACCCAGGAGCGTTCACTATACCATGCACAGTTGGGTCTATGGAGTTCGCCAAGGCCATATGTGATCTGGAAGCAAGCATCAATATGATGCCGCTATCTATTTACAAGAAACTTGGTTTGGGCGCTCCCACACCGACCAACATGCAACTAGTGATGGTAGATAGGTCAGTCAAACGACCTGATGGTATTCTGCATGATGTACTAGTAAAGGTGTTCGACTTTATTCTTCCCGTTGATTTTGTAGTCCTTGATTGTGATGTGGACTTCGATGTGCCCATTATCTTGGGTAGGGAATTCTTagcaataataagagtaataGTTGATATAGAGCTCAATAAGCTCAAGTTCAGGGTCGGTGAAAAGACGATAAAATTtgaaatacactcatccatggtAAAACtaaaggagatgagtgtcttctcaatcATGGATGTGTTCCATGAGGATGATAAGAGGTATCAGCACGgtgtcttgatgaagtctgagtagtcaagataactgagtcaggtcgcgatactaaatcaggtgctattgggaggcaacccaaagtttttaattttcatgtaaaagtgttttttcttttatttttttttagttaggTTTCAGTATAAGGGAGGTGAACTTGATGTAGTCAGCTAAATAGTCCTGACGACATTTATAATAAGCCGTCACaactatgataagctatcaaaattgtCGTCAGAGAAACCAAGCCTGAGACATGATCTGTTatggctgacgatatttgtgataggcTACCAGacatctgataagccgtcagaaaaTTTAAAAGAAGGAAATTCTCTGCCTAATGCTGACGACATATCTGACGGGTTGTCACAACCCTGACGACATTCGATAATTCCATCAGACAACTTTGGGCCCAGTTTTAAAAATCCGCCCGGCCCATACTATCATCTTTTCTCCTTCCcgtttgattttattctttttcttcaaaagttttatttctttcctttttagaaAATTACCTTTCTTAGTCAAACTTTCTCCCaaatagaattaaagaaaaattctttTGTGGGTGTGAACTTGACTTAAAACCAAACCTCTTCTTGTACTCATTGCTCTTTCTCTTCTCGTATAAGCTTAAGTGAATCAAGTTGACATTGCCTACCAGGTATGATTTTaacttagtattttttttctttggtaggTATAGAAAATAACTTCAACTTCAATTGCAAGGGTGTGAACTACATTTTTGGCAAAATAATGTGCAACCTTGACATTAGGGTTTGCGGTACTGCATTGTATGAAAAAGCCTAAATCACAACTCAAGAACACAActgaacttgaaattgaaaagaaatatggatcaaaaatcaaagaaaatagagTTTGAAGTTGTGTTCTGAGCTGACGACATAGCTGATAAGTTATCATGATTGTGATGGcttgtcaaaaatgtcatcacaagtTAAGAAAAAAATGTTGGTTCTGattaaggctgacgacatatCTGACACATCGTCACAattgtgacggcctatcataaATATCgtcaaaatttgagaaaattctgTGGACTCTGTATAAGgttgatgacattcatgataagttatcacaagtgtgacgacttatcagaaatgttgtcacacctTTGAACTGAAGCATTAATAAACCCTTTTCAGGGATGTGAAGCATGGATGAtctattttctttacttatgtGATCTTTGGTACTAACTAAGGATTTTATTTTGCTACAGGACTGATCATGGCACCCAAATCAAAGAGTCCTAAGGCACCAAAGAAAGCGACTAAGGAGAGTGTACCCCAGAGACTCTTCAATGAGGAGTCTGACTATGAAGATGAGGTGCCACTGCTCAAATggcaaagaaaaaagagaagtcCAAAAACTCCCCCTCCACCAAAACTAATTGAGGTAGAGGAGAGTGAGGATACAGAGACTGAAATAACAACACCATCTGAGCAAGCTTATGAGAAGCCTAAATCTGAGCACACTGAGCATGAGTCTGAGGAGGAAGAGCCTGAGTCTGAACATGAAGGGTCTGAATGACCTGAATCTAAGACACCATCAACTGAGTCACCATCCGCAGAGCAACAAGATAATAAAAATTCTTATGTACGTGGAACTTTGGTGAAATATAAGAACCCTGAGGTTAGGGGAAATTCTAGGTGGCACATTCTACGGGTAAAAAATCTTTCTTGATGGACTTCTCAGAACTCagagaagatatgttaagagaccaatttttgaggaaaagaagatcatcacaaaagggttgaTCAGATACCCTGAAGTGATGTAAAAATTTCAATAGTATGCCTTGAATGGACCACCAGAGGAGGAGATTCTTATTGCCCTTCGCTAGTCCGAGAGTTCTATGCGAACTACCAGGCTACGTTGGAAAACATGTGCAAGGAGGGACATAGGACATCAGATCAACCTTTGTTAGAGAGAGTTGTAGTACGGGGGGTGATGGTGGATGTTTTAGAGACAACAATAAACAAGTTTCTTCATGGTCCGAAtttcactcctcaggccacttcaccCACATTCTATGTCCGGTTGAAGCATCGAGCAAATCAGCGAAAGTGGTTAGCCACCCTCATAGCAGATGGAGAACTTGAGTGGCTGACCAACCTGAACGATAGGATATACAAAGGCTCCCTGACTCTAGAGGTGagattttggtggggtattataacaccccgtattcaagtacgtataTTGGTGtgttcaagtacgtgtattggtcttatttatatagaattaatttttttattttatttataccggaatttggccgtcgatggttccatgcgaaggttattgaataatatttccaacgatataaagatttccaaaaatggataggtttggGATATAAtagagcacgttcgaaactataaaatggtgaccgggatatttgggaatagtaaatgtgcaggaaaatttcctgcacacaaactactgaggctagccgaatttttgggtcaacttcaaacgaccacaactcccttaatataattaaATGGGAGAGATGcaacctattaaaagaaatatatttgagtcttcttttcaatgcaatttgtttcgtccaaatccaacgtctgagtaaggagttatactcattttacttaaGCCTagcaaaatagatttttagggtcaacttcaaacgaccataactccttgtacaggacgaactgggtggcctactttatatgaaatgaaagccctttgaattatccttccaaataccaatttcacccaaatccgatatcggagcaaagagttattttggatctactttagcttataaaaaaagtccaccaaaggacaaatttgacattatttaaattttaaaggcattttggtcattttgctattatattatggatgggaatatatgtatatatacatgtatatgagttcaaaaactcattttcatcatcaatcattgaggaagaacaaaccctagccaaatttgacctttaaattacttttgattcaaccgtagaaattccaaagtaatccgataactgtgtttgtcatctcgagagcttcgaacggcacctattatttgtggaaacaggattgcataatcaagaggtgaattctaaggtatgaatattgtttgtacttgttcttttccatatgtatatgtgtgatagaggattatatgtattggttgttattgaaaggtgatggaaatcgggttatggactattttgcatggtttggttgtatcgaattgtggaaggtggatatggtaattgagttatggaaggtggatatggtgatatactattgaattgatgattatttatgtctatggctcaattNNNNNNNNNNNNNNNNNNNNNNNNNNNNNNNNNNNNNNNNNNNNNNNNNNNNNNNNNNNNNNNNNNNNNNNNNNNNNNNNNNNNNNNNNNNNNNNNNNNNNNNNNNNNNNNNNNNNNNNNNNNNNNNNNNNNNNNNNNNNNNNNNNNNNNNNNNNNNNNNNNNNNNNNNNNNNNNNNNNNNNNNNNNNNNNNNNNNNNNNNNNNNNNNNNNNNNNNNNNNNNNNNNNNNNNNNNNNNNNNNNNNNNNNNNNNNNNNNNNNNNNNNNNNNNNNNNNNNNNNNNNNNNNNNNNNNNNNNNNNNNNNNNNNNNNNNNNNNNNNNNNNNNNNNNNNNNNNNNNNNNNNNNNNNNNNNNNNNNNNNNNNNNNNNNNNNNNNNNNNNNNNNNNNNNNNNNNNNNNNNNNNNNNNNNNNNNNNNNNNNNNNNNNNNNNNNNNNNNNNNNNNNNNNNNNNNNNNNNNNNNNNNNNNNNNNNNNNNNNNNNNNNNNNNNNNNNNNNNNNNNNNNNNNNNNNNNNNNNNNNNNNNNNNNNNNNNNNNNNNNNNNNNNNNNNNNNNNNNNNNNNNNNNNNNNNNNNNNNNNNNNNNNNNNNNNNNNNNNNNNNNNNNNNNNNNNNNNNNN encodes the following:
- the LOC124897305 gene encoding uncharacterized protein LOC124897305, with product MLKQLTMNVPLVEALEQVPGFTKFMKDLLMKKRAKKPDPGAFTIPCTVGSMEFAKAICDLEASINMMPLSIYKKLGLGAPTPTNMQLVMVDRSVKRPDGILHDVLVKVFDFILPVDFVVLDCDVDFDVPIILGREFLAIIRVIVDIELNKLKFRVGEKTIKFEIHSSMVKLKEMSVFSIMDVFHEDDKRYQHGVLMKSE